A stretch of the Lactuca sativa cultivar Salinas chromosome 9, Lsat_Salinas_v11, whole genome shotgun sequence genome encodes the following:
- the LOC111902193 gene encoding uncharacterized protein LOC111902193, with protein sequence MDQDQGHHGSSVDFFSLNTLANEINRCIGPMVNKLEDLGTRLKHIEAELNKYAPTQDDVVEIPTEKKPSHYNTNIGLPTFPEKFNLDVFCKWVKELELYFEYHCVARPEQVELVVSTLPQEGEAFKWWQDIQKLNEEVYKSNPIRWAEMKVLFMDKFLSP encoded by the exons ATGGATCAAGATCAAGGACACCATGGCTCCAG TGtagattttttttctttgaataCGTTGGCCAACGAAATAAATAGGTGTATTGGGCCCATGGTAAACAAGCTTGAAGATCTGGGCACTCGCTTAAAACATATCGAGGCGGAGTTGAATAAATATGCACCAACGCAAGATGATGTGGTTGAGATTCCTACAGAGAAGAAGCCATCTCATTACAACACAAACATTGGTCTACCAACATTCCCTGAGAAGTTTAATCTTGATGTCTTTTGCAAATGGGTAAAGGAACTAGAATTGTATTTTGAGTATCATTGTGTTGCACGGCCAGAACAAGTAGAACTTGTAGTCAGCACATTGCCACAGGAAGGAGAGGCTTTTAAATGGTGGCAAGATATTCAAAAGCTAAACGAGGAAGTCTATAAAAGTAATCCCATTAGGTGGGCAGAGATGAAGGTGTTGTTTATGGATAAATTCCTTTCTCCATAG